GCGGTTCGTTCACCATTTTCTGATATGAAAGCCTCACCGTGGGAAATCGAAGATACTCAGCATGAAGGCATTCCTATTCTTGATAATCATGCACCGAAAGCGTTTATTACCGAAAATGGTAAATTGGTCGCGATGCAATTTGAAAAGCAGCGTGCAGAATACGACGATAACGGTAAGCGTACCTTAATCCCAACAGGTGAAATTGTCGAAATTGCCTGCGATGATGTAATTATGGCGATCGGTCAGGACAACGCATTTCCTTGGATTGAGCGTGACCTAGGCATTGAGTTTGGAAAGTGGGACATGCCAGTCATTGATAACGAAACTTTCCAGTCGACTTTGCCACACGTTTTCTTCGCTGGCGATGCCGCGCTAGGCCCTGAGAATGTGATCACAGCCGTTGCGCAGGGTCACCAGACTGCGCTATCCATTGATTTGATGCTAAACGGTCGCAGTATTAAAGATGATCGTCCAGGCCCCAATACCTCTATTTGGTCGACCAAAATGGGTATCCACGAATGGTCGTATGATAACGGTGTTAATACTGACGAGCGCTATATCGTTCCACTTGAAGATTTAAAGAAATCCTTAGCGAGTTTGAAAACCGAAGTTGAATTAGGCTTTTCGAAAGAGCAAGGTTTTGCAGAAGCACAGCGCTGTTTAAATTGCGATGTACAAACAGTCTTTACTGAGAAGACCTGCATCGAATGCGATGCCTGCGTCGATATCTGCCCGACAGATTGTATCAGCTTTGTACCCAATCAAGATGACGAATCAGCGCTGCGTGCCACATTGTCTGGCCCGTCGACGAACTTCGATCAAAACCTGCAGGTTTCTGAGCTTTTACCTACCGAGCGTGTCATGGTGAAAGATGAAAATGTGTGTTTGCACTGCGGTCTATGTGCAGAGCGCTGCCCAACCTCAGCTTGGGATATGCAAAAATTCTTTTATGAGACAACAAAGGCCGGTCAACAGGTCAACAGCTAAAGCGCTGTTAAGGTAATCAAGATGTCAGATGTAGCAGTCAAAGATTCAACGCCGAAAATCGAAGCAGTTAATGATTTTGTCATTAAATTTGCAAACGTTAACGGAACGGGTTCGGCTTCTGCGAACGGAATGTTTGCAAAAGCCGTTTTTCGCATGGGAATTCCGGTCTCACCAAAAAACGTATTCCCATCGAATATTCAAGGTTTGCCTACTTGGTATGAAGTGCGCATAAATGAAAAGGGATATATTGGCCGCCGTGAAGGCTGCGATTTTATGGTCTCGGTTAACCCGCAATCATACAAAGCCGATGTTGCTCAGGTAAGTCCCGGTGGTTACTTTTTTTATGACAGTACTAAACCACTACCTAATCAGCTAATTCGTGACGATGTTAACTATATTGGCGTACCGCTAACAGAAATGTGCTTACGCGAGTATACCGATCCTCGCCAGCGTCAGCTGTTTAAAAATATTATTTATGTTGGTGCCTTGGCAGCATTGTTAGATATTGAATGGAAAGTGCTAACCGATATGGTTGAGGCGCAGTTTGCTAAAAAACAAAAGCTGATTCCTGCCAATATTAAAGCGCTTGAGCTTGGCTTTGATTATGCCAAAGCACACTATAACTGCCCATGTTCCGTTCGTTTAGAACGCCGTGATGTTGTTGGTGACAAAATTCTTATGGAAGGCAACGCTGCTTGCGGCCTCGGCGCGGTTTATGCTGGTGCAACGGTAGCTGGCTGGTACCCTATTACCCCTTCAACCTCTGTTGTTGACGCATTTACAAAATATGCCAAGCAGCTTCGGGTTGATCCAGAGACGGGTAAAAATAAATTTGCTATTGCGCAGGCTGAAGATGAGCTTGCTGCGATTGGCATGGTAATTGGCGCAAACTGGAATGGCGCGCGTGCGTTTACTGCAACCTCAGGTCCAGGCGTTTCCCTGATGGCAGAGTTTTTAGGTTTGGCCTATTTTGCTGAGATCCCTAGCGTTTTGATTGATGTGCAGCGTGCAGGCCCCTCCACTGGCATGCCTACACGTACTCAGCAGTCAGATATCGTGGCGGCCGCTTATGCGTCGCACGGGGATACAAAACATATTTTATTATTCCCAGCATCCCCCAAAGAGTGTTTCGATCATACTGCGGCAGCCTTTGATATTGCTGAGCGTATGCAGACGCCGGTGATTATGCTTACTGATCTCGATCTAGGCATGAATGACCATATGTCTGAGCCACTTGAGTGGGACGATAGCCGTGCCTACGATCGTGGTAAAGTTTTCACTCATGATGATTTAGAAAACATGCAGCAACGCTTTGGTCGCTATCTTGATGTTGATGGCGATGGTATTCCTTACCGTACATACCCAGGTACACACCCAACTAAGGGCTCGTTTTTCACACGTGGTACCTCGCGTGATGAGTATGCAGTGTATACTGAAAACGGCGATGAATACGTCAAAAATATGAATCGTCTGTTAAAGAAATGGGAAACCGCGAAAGATGTTGTGCCTGCTCCTGAGGTATACCAAGCATCTAATCAGTCTAATCGTGGTGTGATTTTCTTCGGCACCTCTACTGATTCGTCGCTAGAGGCACTTGATTATCTTGCAGATAAAGGTATTCAGTTAGATGCATTACGTGTGAAAGCATTCCCATTTAACGATACCGTTAAAGCTTTTATTGATGATCATGATGAAGTGTTCGTGATTGAGCAAAACCGTGATGCACAGCTGCGTCAGCTAGTGATTAATGAATTTGATATCGTGCCGAGTAAGTTGGTTTCGGTGTTGGAGTTTGGCGGCATGCCAATTACAGCTGCGCATATTCAAAGTCAAATTGAAGCCCATCTAAACCCCGTTAGCAATGTCACTCAGCTTAAAGTTGCGGAGCAGTCGTCATGAGTTATTTTAAGCCAGCTTTTCGCCATCCTGATCTGCCTAAAAACAAACTGGGCTTTACCAAAAAAGACTATGAGGGCGCAATTTCGACCTTATGTGCTGGGTGTGGCCATGACTCTATTTCAAATGCGATTATTCAAGCTTGCTTTGAGATGTCTATTGCCCCGCATGAAGTGGCTAAAATGTCGGGTATTGGCTGCTCTTCAAAAACCCCAACCTATTTTTTAGGTAACTCGCACGGTTTTAACTCGGTTCACGGACGTATGCCTTCTGTTGCAACCGGTGCCAATATGGCCAACCGTAACTTGAAATATATTGGTGTTTCAGGTGACGGTGACACGGCCTCTATTGGCATGGGCCAATTTGCTCACGTCACGCGTCGTAACTTGAACATGATGTATATTGTTGAGAATAATGGCTGCTATGGTTTAACCAAGGGCCAGGATTCTGCTACGGCTGACGAGGGCTCAACCTCTAAAGCTGGCTCGGTTAACCCGTTCTCACCGATTGACTTGGTATCGATGGCGCTGCAGCTTGGCGCGACGTTTGTTGCTCGATCTTTTTCGGGTGATAAGGCTCAGCTAGTCCCACTTATTAAAGCAGCTATGGCTCACCCTGGCTTTGCGTTTATTGACGTTGTGTCTCCTTGTGTCACCTTTAACAATAATCCAGGTTCTACCAAGGCCTACGATTATGTACGTGATCATTTAGAGGCTACCTCAACGATTGATTTTGTGCCCATGCATGAAGAAATCACCACTGAATATGCTGAAGGTGAGGCGAAGTCTGTTGCTATGCACGACGGTTCAATAGTGCAGCTGCAAAAGTTGGCAGAAGGCTGGGATCCAACCGACCGCATTTCAGCGATTAACGCGGTTGCCGAGGCTCAGGCAAAAGATGAAATTTTAACCGGTTTAATCTATGTCGATACTGAGAGTGCAGAGTTTCACGAGACAATCAGTACGGTACCGCAGTCATTAAACTCGCTCGGTGAACAAGAGTTGTGCCCAGGTTCTGAGGCTTTAGCAAAAATCAACGCCAGCATGCGCTAGTCAACAGCGTATTCTGCTTCTGGTAAAAACTCGCTGCGGCGAGTTTTTTTTCGCCATTTTTTGCAATCCTTCAATTCTCAGCTATTTTTTGATGGTCATGATGACAAAGGAGAAATGACAATGATTGTTAAAACTGTATTACTGAGCAGTATCTTAGTAGCTGCCTCTGCATTTGCAGGCCCAGTTAATATTAACCAAGCGGATGCAGATACACTAGCGCATGAATTGCAGGGCGTTGGCGAGAAAAGAGCCGCGGCAATTGTCGCTTATCGTGACCAACACGGTAAATTTACTCAAGCTGAGCAATTGGTGAATGTGTCCGGTATAGGCCAGCGTGTGTATGAACAGAATAAAGCGTTTATTCGTTTAAAGTAGCTTTCGCGCAATATACCTAGAATATTCATACACAATGAGTCAATAAAGGAAAAAGCGGCGTTAAGCCGCTTTTTTAATTGCACTTATCTCAGTAGAATGCGCATTTGATAATAATAAAGCGCTGTGAATAAGCTGATCCGCTCCACCATTATTAGTATTCTGCTCGCCATCCTGCTGTATTTTGCGGTCAGCTTGTATTCTGGCGGTGCTGCTACCCTGCAGGCCATTACTCAGCTACCTAAATCTACCTGGCTGATAATACTGCTGTTGTCATTAGCTAATTACTTGCTTCGCTATTGGCGTTGGCAAGCATATATAGCGTTTTTAGGCCAGCCAAGGCTACCCCATGGGCGACACCTTGCAATGTATATTGCGGGTTTTGCATTAACCATGACGCCTGGTAAGGCAGGTGAGGCGATGCGCGGCTTATATCTCAAGCAGCAAGGCGTGACGCACCAAGCCAGCTTTGCTGCATTACTGGTTGAGCGTATTATTGATTTACTGGCGATGCTGATATTAGCTATGTTTGGCCTAAGCCTGTTTAGCGACTCTAGCGTGGCGCAGCTGGCGGCGATTGCTGCAGGTGTCATCATTATTGTTTGTATTGCTGTGGTAAAAACACCTTGGCAAAAGGTCATGCAACAGCCTTGGTTTGCACGCCTACCTGCCTTTATCACAAAGCTTATTGCTTTTTTAACGCACACCTTAGCAGGCGCTAATCAATTATTGGCGATAAAGCCCTTTCTGNTGGGGCTGACTATNGGTGTTTTGGCTTGGGGCTTAGAAGGCTTGGGTCTCTTCTATGTAATGCAAGTTTACCAGCCTGTAGACATTAATCTTGATGCACTGGCNAGCGCCGCGGCAGTATATGCACTAGCGATTATTATCGGTGCGCTTGCATTCTTACCGGGTGGCTTAGGCGGCACCGAAGCAACCATGATTATACTGTTAAAATTACTTGGTTTTGATCTGGCAGCAGCGACTGCGATTACCTTAATTTGTCGCATTGCAACCTTGTGGTTTGCGGTATTATTGGGCATGGTTGTGATTTTGCTCATGCATGGCCTCGGCCATAAACTGATGGTAACTAACAACTGACGGTAACTAACCACTAATGGACATCTATGACAGCTAGACCTGACCCACAGCAGGGAAAAATTCCGATTATTGTTGACCTTGATGGTACCCTGGTGAAAACAGATACCTTGCTTGAATGCTTGTTATTGTTATTAAAACAGCGTTGTTGGTACCTATTGCTATTGCCGTTATGGCTACTCAAGGGGAAGGCTTATTTTAAGCAGCAAATCGTCAATGTGATCGATTTTGATGCTAAAGACTTTGTTTATAACCAAGACGTATTAACTTATATAAAAGACTGCCGCAGCGCGGGCCATCATATATATTTGGCCACCGGTGCGGATGAACTGATTGCCAATCGAGTGAGCGGCTTTATTAAATGTTTTGATGGTATCTTTGCCAGTGACGGACATATCAATTTAACCGGCAGTAAAAAGCGTCAATTATTGCAGCAACACTTTCCCAACGGTTTTGAATATCTCGGTAATAGCACAGTTGACTTGGCGGTGTGGGCTGAGAGTGAACGTGCAACTGTGGTATCACCCTCAGAAAAACTGCTGCAGCAGGCGGCAAAACGTTGTGCTAACACGCATCATATTCAAACGCAGAAGCCAACTTTGCTGACTTACGCAAAAGCGATTCGGGTCCATCAATGGGTGAAGAATGCGTTGTTATTGGTACCGCTGTTTACGGCGCATATGTGGCTTTCTGCACAAGCGTGGCAGATGGCCGTGCTCGGATTTTTTGCATTTTCATTAGCCGCTTCTAGTGTTTATCTTTTAAACGATTTGTTAGATTTAGCTGCCGACCGGCAGCACAGTAGCAAGTCAAAACGTCCTTTCGCAGCCGGCACTATACCGCTTGCACACGGCATAATGATGATGCCGTGTTTTCTGCTTATGGCATATGGCCTGGCGATGTTCAGCAATCTTGATTTTATGATTGCCTTGACGGTTTATTATTTGATTACCTTGTTCTATTCCTTTTATTTAAAGCAAATCGTGATGCTTGATACAGTGGTGTTGGCTGCCTTATACACCATGCGTATCATTGCCGGTACAGTGTTAGTCAGTGCTAACTTTTCGTTTTGGCTATTATCTTTCTCAATGTTTATATTTTTGAGCTTGGCATTACTCAAGCGCTATATTGAATTAGTAGACATGCAAAAAGATGGCAAGCATGCCGTGCTTGGTCGCGGCTATTATGCAAGCGATGCATCGATGGTTGCTTCGCTAGGTGCGGCTAGTGGCTATATTGCGGTATTGGTGATGGCGCTGTATGTGCATAGCCCTGAAGTTCGTATATTGTATCAGTCACCCGCATTATTATGGCTTATATGCCCGATCTTATTATTTTGGGTCAGTCGCATATGGCTGTTAGCTCATCGTGGCAGCATGCACGATGACCCAATTGTGTTTGCAGTTAAAGATCGCCTAAGCTTAGCTATAGGGCTAGTGATTGGCGCAATTTTTTATATTGCAACCCAAGCATTTACGCTTTGAGTGAATATGATGCGTCAGTCATTTTCTTGGGGTAACTACCCGCATAAACCGCAGCGACTGCAAAAGTTAGCCAGTCTCGACACTGACTTGCCGCAGCACAGCTTTCTGCCATACGGCATGGGTCGTAGCTATGGCGACTCCTGTCTTAATAGTGAAGGCGTTTTGCTTAGTTCTGCAGCGCTGAAACGTTTTATCAGCTTTGACCCTGCCTCTGGCATATTAAAAATGGAAGCTGGAGTTAGCCTTGCAGACATTTTGGCCTTAGTTGTGCCGCATGGCTGGTTTTTACCGGTGTCTCCTGGCAGCAAATTTGTCACCGTGGCTGGTGCAATAGCCAACGATGTGCATGGAAAAAACCATCATTCAGCCGCGTCATTCGGAAACCATGTGCTGCAGTTTGAACTTTGTCGAAGTGATGGCAGGCGACTATTGTGTAGTGAGTCAGAAAATACAGAATTTTTTTACGCCACAATTGGCGGCTTAGGTTTGACCGGTTTTATTAGCTGGGCTGAAATTCAGCTAAAACCCATTACTTCGATGATGATTGATGTAGAGTCGATTAAATATCGCAACCTTGATGAATTCTTTGTGCTGGCAAAAGAGTCTGCCGAAAGTTTTGAATACACAGCTGTTTGGCTGGATGCCTCGGCTAAAGGTTCAGACTTGGGGCGCGGCCATTTTCTGCGCGGTAATCATGTTGAAGAGACAAATGATTTGAGCAGCAAGGCGCTGTCAGTGTTTCCACAAAAGAGACACACAGTACCGTTCACGCCGCCGCTATCTTTGGTGAATGGACTGAGTGTAAAGCTGTTTAATCAGCTGTATTACGCTCGGCAAAGAGCTATAAAAAAACAATTTACACAACACTTTGACCCATTCTTTTACCCCTTAGACAGCATATTGCAGTGGAATCGGATTTACGGCCGTGCGGGTTTTTTACAGTATCAGTGTATTGTGCCGACCGCGCAGGCGGAAGCTGCAATGCGCGAACTATTACAAACGATTGCTGATTCGGGTTCTGGCTCATTCTTAGTGGTGTTAAAAACCATGGGTGATATTGCGTCTAAAGGACTATTATCATTCTCACGCCCTGGTGCAAATCTCGCGATTGACTTTCCGTTTCAGGGTAAGAAAACCTTAACGTTATTATCTCGACTTGATCAAATCGTTAAGTCAGCAGGTGGTGCATTGTATCCAGCAAAAGATGCGCGCATGTCCGCTGAATTGTTTCAACAGGCTTATCCACAATGGCAGCAGCTAGAGCAGCTGCGTGACGCCAATATTACATCTGATTTTTGGCAGCGTGTGACCAAAGGCTAAGGATATTACCGCATGAATATTTTAATTATCGGCGCCTCATCAGCTATAGCTGACGCATGTGCAAAACTCTATGCGCAAAAGCATCGAGCATCCTTTTTCTTAGTGGCAAGAGATGAAAAAAAATTGCAGATGCAAAAACAGGATTTGAAGATTCGCGGTGCGTTTAAGGTAGATACCTATGCTGTAGATTTAGCGGATCAAACCTTGTTTGATGATTGCTTGTCGGCTGCCTTTCAAGCACTCGAGAAAGTAGATATTATCCTAATGGCGCAGGGTATCCTAGGTGATCAAGCTGAGGCTGAAAAAGATTGGCAGCATGCATTAAGGGTGCTTGAGGTTAACGGTATTAGCCAGCTAGCTTTGTTAACTTTATTAGCTAACCGGATGCAACAGCAAGGCAGCGGAACTATTGCCGTTATCAGTTCTGTCGCCGGTGATCGTGGACGTCCCAGTAACTATGTTTATGGTACTTCTAAAGCTATGGTGACTACGTTTTTACAAGGCTTGCGCGCGCGTTTATTTAAGTACAATGTCAACGTCTTAACCATTAAGCCGGGCTTTGTCGATACACCTATGACTGACAGTATTGATAAGTCGGGTCCGCTTTGGGCGCAGCCTGAAGATATAGCAGAGGGTATCGCTCACGCCATCGCTGGTGGAAAATCGGAGGTTTATTTGCCGAGATTTTGGTGGCTGATTATGTTCATTATAAAATCTATACCAGAGTTTATTTTCAAGCGTTTGTCGCTGTAATAGCGCATACTTTGAAATCTCTAACGCATTGTAAGCAATGAGGTGAAGTCTCATTAAGTGAGCAATTACAAATTTTCATCAAAGGGTCAATCTATGTATTATGATGTATTCAATGGCGACGCCGACGGTATTTGCGCGCTGGTGCAGCTTCGGCTTGCAGAGCCAAGAACAAGTCAGTTAGTCACTGGGGTAAAACGCGATATACAGCTGCTGCAGCAAGTCTCTGCTGCTGAGGGTGATAAAGTCACCGTGTTAGATATCTCAATGAAAAAAAATATCGATCCACTGAATGCAATATTGAACAATGGGGCAGAGGTTTTTTATTGCGATCATCACGATGCTGGTGATATCCCGCAGCATAAAAATCTAAACGCCCTGATTAATTTAGATGCCAATGTATGCACTGCAATTTTGATCAATGGCTACCTAAAAAGCCAATATATAGAGTGGGCAATTACCGGAGCGTTTGGTGATAATTTAAAGCAGAGTGCACGAGCTTTAGCTAAAACTACCGCATTGTCTGATGCGCAAATCGATAGCCTCGAACAGCTGGGTATATTGATCAATTATAACGGCTACGGTGCGGCAGTGGAGGATTTACATTTTGCGCCCGAGCAGCTTTACCGCGAGTTAGTGCAGTTTTCTTCGCCGCTGGATTTTATGCAGCAGAGCCGTGCGGTGTTCGATAAGTTAACACAGGGTTATCAGGATGATATGCAATATGTGCACAGCATCTCGCCAGAATTACATGATAAAGCGTCTGCGGTCTTTATTTTACCTAACCAATCATGGGCGCGTCGTGTTTCAGGCGTATATTCAAACGATTTAGCTAACGATAATCCCGATCGCGCACATGCCGTGCTTACTGAAAAAGCCAATGGTAATTATTTGGTAAGCATCCGAGCACCTTTAAATAACAAGCAGGGCGCTAATGAGATAGTCGCACAGTTTCCAACCGGTGGCGGTAGAGCTGCCGCTGCAGGTGTGAACGATTTACCGGCGGCTGAACTAGAGCGTTTTATGTCGGTTTTTAGTGCCTACTACGCTTAACCCCCTCAAAAAAATTTTCTAATGACGTGCTTTGTGACAGGGATGTGACAGAGCAATTTTTCTTCATGCATATGCAATAAAAGTATCATTTTTTTGTAGCCTATTTGTCATCTGTTTTCACTACCATGCCTCTCGTTTAGTAATAACCTTGAGGGAGTAGCGTAGTGAATATGCTCAATAACAAAACTTTAAGCGCATTATCGTTGGCTGTTGCTTTATCGGCATGCAGCGATAGTGATAATGATAATAATGACCCTAATGCAGTGGTCGATACGATTGCTGCGCTTGAAATTCAGTGTGTAGAAACTGTATTGGCCAATGCTGATGCCGATGCTGATGATGTTAAGGGATTGAGCTTCGAGCTAGTGGGCAGCTATGTTGCCGATGCTGAGTTTGATAGCTCGGCTGCAGAAATTGTATCTTACGACAGCTGTAGCGATAAGTTATACGTTGTAAACTCGCAAAGCTCAGCAGTTGATGTTTTAGACTTTACCGGAACTGCGGTTAATAAAACGTCTAGCTTAACGAGTAATGGCGCAGCGGCAAAGTCAGGTAAAAACCTAGGCGCTGCAAACTCCGTCGTTGCTAAACAGGGCGTTGTTGCGGTTGTATTTGAAAATGACAATAAACAAGAGAATGGTGTTATTGCTTTATATAGAAGCGACACGCTTGCATTAATTGAGACTTTCGAGGCGGGTGCATTGCCAGACATGGTCAGCATGACTGACAATGCTCGTTATATTTTGGCGGCCAATGAAGGCGAGCCGAATGGTGAATATACCATTGATCCAGAGGGCTCAGTGACGATTGTTGACCTATCAAGCGGATTAACGGTAGACACCGCAGATATTACTCAGGTTAGTTTTGCAGAGCTTAATAACCAAGCAGCGCAATTAAAAGATGATGGCGTTCGTTTACCAAGCCCTAAAGGTGCATCGGTTGCCGAAGACCTTGAGCCAGAATATATTGCTATTACCGCAGATAATAAAGCGGTTGTTGCCATGCAGGAAAATAATGCCTTTATGACTATCGACATTGCTTCAGGTGAAATTGAATCAGTGAAAGGCTTAGGTACCAAGCGCTGGGATGGTGAAGCTAAACTTGATTTTACCAATGAAGACGGTAACTATTCTCCACAGTCTGTGCCTCAGTTGGTTGGCCTATATATGCCTGATGCAATTTCGGCATTCGAGATTGGCGGTCAATCTTATATTATCTCTGCCAACGAAGGTGATGGTCGCGAGTATATTTACGAAACCACGCAGTCTGTCTGTGATGCAGCAGGTCAAAGCTGGGATGGTGATGAGTTTCAGCCTGGCGGCGACGATGAAGACGCCGTTAAATACCAGAACGAAGTCGATGATTGTAT
This window of the Pseudomonadales bacterium genome carries:
- a CDS encoding alkaline phosphatase gives rise to the protein MLNNKTLSALSLAVALSACSDSDNDNNDPNAVVDTIAALEIQCVETVLANADADADDVKGLSFELVGSYVADAEFDSSAAEIVSYDSCSDKLYVVNSQSSAVDVLDFTGTAVNKTSSLTSNGAAAKSGKNLGAANSVVAKQGVVAVVFENDNKQENGVIALYRSDTLALIETFEAGALPDMVSMTDNARYILAANEGEPNGEYTIDPEGSVTIVDLSSGLTVDTADITQVSFAELNNQAAQLKDDGVRLPSPKGASVAEDLEPEYIAITADNKAVVAMQENNAFMTIDIASGEIESVKGLGTKRWDGEAKLDFTNEDGNYSPQSVPQLVGLYMPDAISAFEIGGQSYIISANEGDGREYIYETTQSVCDAAGQSWDGDEFQPGGDDEDAVKYQNEVDDCISYTDEARGADLENVASDHPLSASSGGAFDISDEDNSVGRIKVVYADTDTAIAASDDILTFGARSFSIWNLETELVYDSGDELARRANTSSYWNMTNDNNLSDESNDNRSDDKGVEPEATEIAVINGETIAFIGLERHGGIAAYNVSNPAQPVYLNYINNRNFDVDVCTTVDDGDCDDDSYNPAAGDLGPESIEYFSKLGKHFIAVGNEVSGTTSVFELKLN